ACAGTCGCTGGTTGCTCAGAAtgtcttttatttaaattttagtttAGTTAAACGATACATTGTAACTTAAAGGAAAACTTTACATTCAGATATGAAAATATTAGCATTTAAATGCCGGAATTGTGAATCATCATTCGTATCATTTCGAAgacgcaaccattcctttatctcTTGGTGCTATATTACACCAGAGGCGACAGAGGTTTTAGAAAAAGGTTTTACCCATAggcaaaaaatcatttttctagtATTACTTCCTGCCTAATAAATTCTTTttgaatataaagaaaattcatttAGTATAACAGTATTGATATCTAAGGGAGTTGAAGAAGTAATCGAATACATCCACCACATCTTTTTTGCAGGACAGCAGTTTTTCAACAAAGGAAATTATTATATGCACTGCGAGCAATTTCACCCGAAGAAAAGATTACACGCAATCACATcgcgagaaaaatacaaaattaccgCTGACACGATGCCATTGTACGATGATGAAAATCTTTGTCAGTCTGATTGCTCTGAACAGAAACAATTTCCGTACAATTTACGATCAAAgcaaaatttctcgaaaatgatttgcacgagaaaacataaaaagtcaaatgtaagtgtgaagtattCCATCACTTACACAAGTTTCGACATAGAGAATATACCTTTGATCAATTTTCTCACCGATCACCGACTGAACACCTACCTGAGGAGATTCTCCTTGTCGAAGTTGGTAAACAAAACTGGCGACAAATCGACGAAAGAGGCGAAACAGACTGTAAAGATTGCCATCTCGACTGAGGAAAGCGTGGAAAAGGCGGTGTCTGAAAATGGCGTGGAAAACGTTCATTCGAAAGTTTCCAATTCCGACGTCTCCTCCTTCTCGGTTGAATTGCCGACGAAGAAACTGATTTTAAAGAGATTTAGGACAAGCGTGATGCACGAAATCCAAGTGCCATTACAAGACCGAAATAATAACATCCGTAGCCAAGTGCATTTCGTGGGAGCGCAATCCAAGGAAACTGTATCGGTGACACAAAATTGGTCGAAAAGTTCTAATCGGTCGAtgcgaacgaacaaagaaaatacaCAAATGTTTACTGTCAGCGTGAAGAATGAAGAGTTACACATAAATGTCGATACGGCAATAACGGCGCCGATGGCAACTCAACTACAACGCGATTATTTGGCTCCTTTTgacttcgaaaaatataaaatattttaggaaattgtatttttcataaCGAAAACTATTGGAAGAGACAGGTAAATCAGTGTTACGGTATTATTTACTTCCTTATCGTTTTGTAGTATAAGATAATACGATACAATGACAAGTTTCAAAGAATTGCACTCAAAGATTGCAACGAACAAGTAAAGTAGAAGTTTTACCAGAGTTTCCAAAACATTGTTACAGTTTAAATACTCAATTGTATTAAGATTATATTGACAAAGTTTGGGAGACTGTAGATAATGTATTCTACAGTAAAGACAAATTTCTTGTAAACGTGAACATATGAATGACTAGTTTGTGTCTTTTCccattatttttttgttttttttttttttgcttcacaGTGTGTAACACGCATATCAAATACGCGTAACTTTTATTGGTAACCAAATCTATTTTTCAGATACCAAAGGTGAAGAAACGAGAGTATCTTCCAGATGACTAAAATATGTTTTCCTGTATAACAAACTAAATCGTCCCTGAAACTGTTTATGTTTATTCAATGCGAGTGGTCAATAATCGCAAATCTCTTCAACTAGTTATTGAAGAAACAATTTGATCAAAATAATAAGTTATATTGTTAAATAAGTAAGGAAAAGAATTACAGTtcctatatatttttatatttcgttaGAAACAACCCGTAATTACTAGTAAGCGAAACATGTCAAGCCATAATTGTTACTATTTGTCTTTCAAAGTGACAATACTGTATACTTCATAATATGTAACTATTTTGTTATAACTACTTTAGTGGAGGATTGGCATTGGTGtttttatcgttaaattttGAGACAAGCATAAAAAATATCTTCAAGTTGTATTGAAGTTTAAAATACCAAACACAGCGGCAAACATCGGTTGACCGAAAACGTTTGTATCGGATttatatgtttattttattccaaaCCTAACACAGGCGAAGTGAAATAAAATCTAAACTTATATTTCCCCACCATTTTATTGCAACAGTATAGAGCGAGAGGAAGTTAGCAGAATGCGCTTAACTATATTATTACTATAGTCAACTGATCTTTGCTGCATATTGTATTTGTAtcgttataatatatttaaatatttattatcgattTTTGGGTACTAAGTATAAGAATTCTAAAGTCAATGTGATATAATGTACAAGTTATATTATTACAGAGAAAGTAATGcaaatctctgtatatttttatagatGGAAGcaaagtaaattatatttttaaaatttttaataaaccaaaaattcgtcAAATACTAGAATACGATTTTCAGATCGATTTGTCCCAAATATCTTGACTTTGTTCCACGGTTGTTATTTTAATAAAGTGCACTTTAAGACTGATATTATGCGGCAAAATGCTTGTCTTGCATAAACCGCATAAAACACCTGGTTCTCCCTCATCCTCGAACATTTCGTCTCCTGAAGTACGTCACATCCTCAACGCGTCAGCATTTTGTTTAATATCTCTATTTTAAACTCTACGTAATCACGCGCGgatacaaaatttcaaattttctttgaacAGGAATCTTTGAAAAAACGTTTCATAGCGTAGCGTGGATTTACatgttgtatttaatttttctatcgtCGTTCAAACGTTCTATATACAATGCGACCTATTTTAACTCTGACGATTTGAAaatgtgaagaaaaaaaatttgtccacCAAGTAAATTCGCGCATTATATTTCTAATTGGCAACTATGTGCGCTATCAGAGCTTTAATTAATTAGCAATAAACTACGAAGGTATACTAAAAagtaatttcttggcttccgtaaatttaatttaaatcggaatattttaataaatgaaacGGAAAAGTTATTTTTGAAATGGACTTTTTTCTTACTTGGATTTTTCACATTTTCCGACACTGTGTCGCGTGGTCCGTTGAGAAGTAATCGAAACATATAAGTTTgtcaataaaaattattatatctaCTTATGTATATTCgcttaacgaaaagaaaaatatcggtgtattattaaaatataataaatatatcgtATGAAACAATGAAATTGATGGGTAAAGCTCTTGAGAATATTTGAAAGTTAACGAGGTTAacattgatatatttttttctttcaaattttcgcacCCTCTGGGATATATCTCGTTTGAGGTCTGTAGGCCCCTGATTATACAGTAGGTCGCTGTACATTTCTTTAAAAGATTTTATCCGATAGAAAGATACCTGTGAAAACACACATCAAACGTCAGGTTTTTGGTGTTGCATCGAAATATCGTTTGATCGCGTGTTAAGTCATAAAATAAACGCCACAGCGCGTAATTCGCTGTTCAACTAACGTGACACGACGTGCTGTAAATTTTACCTGTAAGTTTCAAGTACATACTCGTGGGCGGAGACAGTTTCATAAACAACGCTTTCCAATTCTCTCGATGTCGGTACCCCGGAGTGGAACAAGCATTTCACCAGTGGCCCAGTCAGATTTTCATTAGACTTTCTACGAGAACTTCACAGGAAATCGAATTAACCAATTTTATCTGCAATGAGCATACAAGAGATTTTCATTAGCGAAAAGGATCGATATGACGGATTACGAATTCATGATGCAATATCGATCGACGTATTTACCGTTGACGAAAGCATACAGATACTTTGATATTttaaaatctttaaaaaaacgcaacaaaagaaacgatccacattttttatttcaatctatAAAAGATGTCGGACATCGACACTTATCGCATACATATCAACACTTTCATTCCAACGATTTTAgataaaaacaattattattttaactacatttcattatttttatgatatatttatgtacatgaatgaaaatatttaataatagtatCTAATAATAATTAGATACTATTATAGAAAATAAAGATTTCATTATTCAATCATTTTCACGTAATCActgttttacaaatttatttatcgtttcccAAGTATTAGTATGTACCATTATCGTCAGTGCCTTCTATTCACGTATAACCGTCTCGTAATTCCCATGGAGGGATACTTATTCTTTGTCTGTATAACGATATTACGTAAAATCAAAAGGTATAAAGACAATACGAAATTTTGATAAGACGAGAAACGTGCAGAAATGTTATGCAAAATGAAATCTGATATTGAAATATAGAAGGTGTGATGCCGTGTCCAAAATCCAAACACATGGGAATCCGAATACACCTGCTAATTATTTGGTTGTTGAGTATCTAACGAACCGTGGCTACTCATTGTCCGGTTCGTTAACACCCCGACCTCACATACACCCTGTCCCGCTTGCACACGAATAGAACGAGATAATTGCTCCAACCAATTGTAACGTACGTGACGTTTTACGTGTTTCGTGTTTATAAAATAAGCCAATCGATGAAGCAAACGCATCGTCGTTCTCTTGACGAGAACAGTAACAATTAAAAAGTGTTACATTTCGAAACAAGTACCATTGATTTATAAATACTTTACATCGATGAAACGTGCTCCTCTATTTCAAACAAGTCGGCAATATATTACGCTTCATTTCTTAATGAGCTGTTGGTTGACTGCTAAAATTTCCTTTACTGTGTACACATTAAAGAATTAAAGATTTCGTACTCTCTGCGTAATTAAAACACGATATTGACAATATCACGAATTCGAGTGCAATGTGCACATGCTTGGAAACTAATCCTACGAATTTCGTCGATATCCTTGTATTTACGTAATACTTTTGTAATTGTTTGAACGTCGTACCTGTATCTATCGAATTTCTGACGCTTCGAAACTGAGCTTTTCAAACTGTAATACTTAATGTCTTTTTATTACCGAATTATccctcgcgaaaaaagaaatctACCCCACCGCctcgaccattctttaagtACGTAACTCTTTGTAtcacgagtccgtcaatccggtaCCTGTCTGTATCAATTCACGGTACATTTACTCCTAAAAGACTCGACGATCGCGCGATAAACGTGAGACCGAAAAGGCTCTTGTCCTCCGAAAGCCGGCCACGGGTACGTTCGCGGtgcaaaatatcgaaaattgttcgagGAGAGTGGATACCGTAATAAATTTAATGAAGCGAGCGATTACGGTCGAAAAATGAGATTCTACTTCTGGAAAACCGCACCGCTGCGACTTCATGTGGATATCCGGAGGATATTACGAGCAAGAGAGCAACGTCGAGGAACCTAAACGAGTCTGAAGTGCCCACTTCTCTCCTACTCAAGCTCGTTTCACAACGCGAGCGTAACCGAGTGTTTTCCTCGATGCTTCTTGACCGACTTTCTGACGGTTTCGTCGTGGACATAAAgatacgtgtacgtgtaacCCCCTAAATACGGTGTGCTTTTACCGACAGAACTATCGCCCGTGAAACTACAATCGTGCAATTttgtattcgtttcttttctcgcgcgCAAAATTTATTTGTCGGCCCTCGAGTAAGATTCCCAGGCGACACCAGCGTGCATAAGCGAACGcataaattttccatcgttttgTCTTTCGTCGTgcgaacgtttcaacgatagACTGCATTTTCCTCGATTGACACGACCGGTAAATGCATTAGAACGCTCGACTTATCGTTACCTTTTACGACCGTCGAATTGCCATCGAAAGATTAAACCTGTAACATTCAACCTGACCCTTTTCTTCCGCTCATGCGTTATTCGTAAACATTGGTGGTCgtatcatttattttttatcgattataTCGAGTCGGTTCATTTTTAGTTTTTGCCGAGTTACTACGATGGTACGATacaattgaatattaaaaaaagatgGAAAGTTTATCGATCGTTATTATCAGGATGCATGAATCATGCGACGAAGAAACTTCTCCTTTTACGTCGTAACTGTGTATTCCACTATTGTTTGACAAATTCAACTGTTCGCGACTGGACAGAGAACTCGATGTATttggtaataaaaaataatttaagcaTAAAAACGTTTAAGTGAAACTTctctaatattcgaatatgtCTATTGTCTATgtttaattgtaataaaattatatcacGCGATTAAACTTAGTAATCGACAATGGCTCGATGCGTTTAAGAAGAAATACGTAAATAACGCAATTATTCCACGAAATTTAAGCccatgtaataggtcatacatAGTTGCAATGTAGCCCAACAACGTATCCACCCCCCTAATCTAATTGTTACGAGACTGAGACTCATACTTCGATCTTTAGTTTAATCAGGTAATATAGTTCGCTGGATACCGAGGCATCCAATGCACCGTGGAATATTGCTGACAGCTACCTAACACGTTCTGGCATGGGTGATGTATTATTAATTACGCCAACATGGAGCTATTAGACCAAGACAATAGCCCGTAATCTCCATGTACTGAGGTAATAGCACATTCAGAAACGTATAGGGCGTTCTTCAGTCGAACAATGATACGTACCACGTGCTATTCAATAAGCGCATTGAATTATGTAAATTTAGAAAAGAACCTGTACAACCAtcgcttcgtttctttttcgtacagCTATACGTACATATGTAACATTGCGCGTTCGAATTTCAAAGAGGGTAGCTAAGTCAACTACATAAATGAAAAATCGCAATCGACTCTCTCTGTAGAGGTATCCAATTTGTACGCATTGAAATTAATTCCACTGGCGAGGTATATAATTTCCTCCGACAATTCGACAGTATCGGAAGTACGTTCAATCGAGAATTAACAAGCAGTAAAATTTCTGACGGATTCCTCCATAGTGGCACTTGGGTGCAATATCCAGACGATCGCCACAGTCGGCTGCTGCAACGCTTTATCTCCGTCTAACGAAGCTGCGGTCCGAGATTGCGGCACGTGGAACATCAGGAACTCGTTAGTGCGTGAAGCATCCAGGTATTCCGGAAACTAACTCCATTTACTAGTGGTACCGCGAACCTCGGTGCAGAGCGGAGAGGCCGGCCGAATTAGAACGTTCGTCCCTTCGAAACGTAATGCTGTTTCCAGTAGCACGCATTGATTTGCAGCGGTTCAGATGGAACGACGAAACAACCTGAAAGTAGTCCCGATAACTTCCCGATTCTACATGAAATTTGCGAATTTATCGAGGGAACAAACGAAGCGATCAATGGAATCGTGAACGTGGCGCGGGACGATAAATTACTTTCAAATTAGTTCCCGTCGAAAATTGGTTTTCGTCGTCGAACGTAAATTGCGTACTTAATATGGAAATATTGTCACTTTTTAAACAATAGCTTTTGCGAATAATTAATTGGTTCGAATTTTACTTTTTCACGTCGAAAATACGAATACTTGGTCCATTGGTTTTCAACGGCGTCACTTTTATAATATACTTTTTCCAACTGAGCGAACAATACGATTGAATTCcaagttaaaaaaagaaacttaacgGCTCATAAAGCATACTAAGAAAGCCACTAATCACCGACCTTTCTGCTTTATATTCTGATATTACCAATGACCTTTCCCAGGTgctcaattttttaaatcaagaTACATTGCGAAATATATATCCACTTATAAATTACCCTAGTACTCTAGGTAATAGATCACCCTGTATTGATATCTCTGTGAATTAGTACACTGGAAACTTAAACTTAGAAAAATATCTTTGGAAAGCGTTACTACCGGCTCGTTAAAATTTCAGTACTTAACAAACTTGAAATTATTATGTATACCGATGAAATTGGTGTCGAGGTCGTTTCAAGGTCGCATAATAGTACGTAGCCATATTGGAAAATACGTTCTCTATAGTAGGAATATTTTAACCTCTCGCATTCCACCTAATCATTTAATCTTGGCGGAGCAGAAACTTCCCGTCGTATAACAATTACGACAAAATGGTCGGTTTCTGTTTTGATAACATTGTTTCGCGGACAAAAATTATGCGATGGGTCGTGTCGGAAGCATATACTCG
This window of the Ptiloglossa arizonensis isolate GNS036 chromosome 5, iyPtiAriz1_principal, whole genome shotgun sequence genome carries:
- the LOC143147425 gene encoding uncharacterized protein LOC143147425, which codes for MPSLYTCTGCKYESNRQYNVIRHMNRIHLKLKVQACCGQQFFNKGNYYMHCEQFHPKKRLHAITSREKYKITADTMPLYDDENLCQSDCSEQKQFPYNLRSKQNFSKMICTRKHKKSNVSVKYSITYTSFDIENIPLINFLTDHRLNTYLRRFSLSKLVNKTGDKSTKEAKQTVKIAISTEESVEKAVSENGVENVHSKVSNSDVSSFSVELPTKKLILKRFRTSVMHEIQVPLQDRNNNIRSQVHFVGAQSKETVSVTQNWSKSSNRSMRTNKENTQMFTVSVKNEELHINVDTAITAPMATQLQRDYLAPFDFEKYKIF